The proteins below are encoded in one region of Clostridium fermenticellae:
- a CDS encoding VIT and vWA domain-containing protein translates to MAFGMSKSKNSHNLILKRVSINGNVCGQFAEISINQTYENYGKKDTKGVYVFPIPKTAIISGFEVEISGRTLKAVVEEKDKACKIYESALERREKTLILEEFKPHFFKVNIGNIIAGESVVIKLSYIDELEYKDSTFKLSIPLIFESQRLEHGFKLEMLKGSTINKIIGRKKKTDFEFKANIIVESMCMLEFRSPSHNIKIERDGENISKVNLGGIYQSMDKDFILYMKEKSPKEADGMICEYKKDGVDKGIIYLRIIPKLDSFESYKPENYVFLIDISDTMKGNKLEQAKNALQLCIRNLTSRDKFDIIAMGNELSHFSQNGMVEFNANTLREASYWIDALQDEEDADIFGGIKYSIENEGGRNTILIFTDDQVEEENDILNYVMENIGDNRIFTFGIDSVANNYFLNKLAHESFGKAEFINNKRRIENVVLKQFKRIKNPEVDDMTIDWGDLKVKSTYPRTIDYMYDREPFCIFANVDGEVSGKISIRGNVEGKSYLKEIDLDNFNMEESANLLKKVWARKRIKSIEFNMEAERGHIKDAMRRKIIELSKENNIVSHETTFIFMELREEPVLGIELKNIIPTRIDESNLANEIEEIYESEDIKPMHRFKKDARKHTSDDNLYLKNLYPIKRLLRIIARNQFADGSFVDYEDNDLENKMETTAIVLLAFSMTDENIDIYSNQLNKSIEFISDNYDKLDDQISSRLIKVLILSLKKSLEEENIKNRNISNIEKLLLELYKLKDERKDHSYELKDFDKLSFKRNIVSLFRTDNNMINESINISNEKNSIFDLAKLAILMILEN, encoded by the coding sequence ATGGCCTTTGGTATGAGTAAAAGTAAAAATTCTCATAATTTAATATTAAAGCGGGTGAGTATAAACGGAAATGTTTGTGGACAATTTGCAGAGATATCTATAAATCAAACTTATGAAAACTATGGTAAGAAGGATACGAAGGGAGTTTATGTATTTCCAATACCAAAAACAGCTATTATCTCTGGATTTGAGGTTGAGATAAGTGGAAGAACACTTAAAGCTGTTGTAGAGGAAAAAGATAAGGCGTGCAAAATATATGAAAGTGCTTTAGAAAGAAGGGAAAAAACCCTAATTTTAGAGGAATTCAAACCACATTTTTTCAAAGTGAATATAGGTAATATAATTGCTGGTGAATCAGTAGTTATAAAACTTTCATATATAGATGAACTTGAATATAAAGATAGCACATTTAAATTATCAATACCTTTGATATTTGAAAGTCAGAGGCTTGAACATGGTTTTAAACTTGAAATGTTGAAAGGAAGCACCATAAATAAAATAATTGGAAGGAAGAAAAAAACTGATTTTGAATTCAAGGCCAATATAATAGTTGAATCTATGTGTATGCTGGAATTTAGATCTCCATCACACAATATAAAAATAGAAAGAGATGGAGAAAATATCTCAAAGGTGAATTTAGGGGGTATATATCAATCAATGGATAAGGATTTTATTCTTTATATGAAAGAAAAAAGTCCTAAGGAAGCGGATGGTATGATATGTGAGTACAAGAAGGATGGAGTAGATAAAGGAATAATTTATCTAAGAATAATACCTAAGCTTGATTCATTTGAAAGTTATAAACCAGAAAATTATGTTTTCTTGATAGACATATCAGATACTATGAAAGGAAACAAATTAGAACAGGCTAAAAATGCACTCCAGCTGTGTATAAGAAATTTAACTAGTCGTGATAAATTTGATATTATAGCCATGGGAAATGAGCTTAGCCATTTTAGTCAAAATGGTATGGTTGAATTTAATGCAAATACTTTAAGAGAAGCTTCTTATTGGATTGATGCTCTCCAAGATGAGGAAGATGCAGATATATTTGGTGGTATAAAATATAGTATCGAAAATGAAGGTGGACGTAACACAATACTTATATTTACTGATGATCAGGTAGAAGAAGAAAATGATATATTAAATTATGTAATGGAAAATATAGGAGACAACAGAATATTTACTTTTGGAATAGACTCGGTTGCAAATAACTATTTCTTAAATAAGCTTGCGCATGAGAGTTTTGGAAAGGCTGAATTTATAAATAATAAAAGAAGAATAGAGAATGTAGTATTAAAGCAGTTCAAGAGGATAAAGAATCCTGAGGTTGATGATATGACTATAGATTGGGGTGATTTAAAGGTAAAATCAACCTATCCTAGGACTATAGATTATATGTATGATAGAGAACCATTTTGTATTTTCGCAAATGTGGATGGAGAGGTTTCTGGCAAGATATCAATAAGGGGAAATGTAGAAGGAAAATCTTATTTAAAGGAAATTGATCTGGATAATTTTAATATGGAGGAAAGTGCTAATTTATTAAAAAAGGTATGGGCTAGAAAAAGAATAAAATCAATAGAATTTAATATGGAAGCTGAACGTGGTCATATAAAAGATGCAATGAGGAGAAAGATAATAGAGTTATCTAAGGAAAATAATATAGTAAGTCATGAAACTACATTTATATTTATGGAGTTAAGAGAAGAACCCGTTCTTGGAATAGAACTTAAAAATATAATTCCAACAAGAATTGATGAGAGTAATCTTGCAAATGAAATAGAAGAAATTTATGAATCAGAAGATATTAAACCAATGCATAGATTTAAAAAAGATGCAAGAAAACATACTTCAGACGACAATTTGTATCTAAAAAATTTATATCCAATTAAAAGATTGCTGAGAATAATTGCAAGAAATCAGTTTGCAGATGGTTCTTTTGTCGATTACGAAGATAATGATTTGGAAAATAAGATGGAAACTACTGCAATAGTTCTGCTTGCATTTTCGATGACTGATGAAAATATAGATATATATTCTAATCAATTAAACAAATCAATAGAGTTTATAAGTGACAATTATGATAAATTAGATGATCAGATTTCCAGCAGATTAATCAAAGTACTGATATTGTCACTGAAAAAAAGTTTGGAAGAAGAAAATATAAAGAATAGAAATATAAGTAATATAGAAAAATTGCTGCTTGAATTGTATAAGTTGAAGGATGAAAGAAAAGATCATAGTTATGAGTTAAAAGATTTTGATAAATTATCGTTTAAGAGAAATATAGTCTCATTGTTTAGAACTGATAATAATATGATTAATGAAAGTATAAATATATCAAATGAGAAAAATTCTATCTTTGATTTAGCCAAACTTGCTATTCTTATGATATTGGAAAATTAA
- a CDS encoding bacteriohemerythrin: protein MFEWKENYSCDVKQIDDEHKRLFEIGRNIYELAMDENHIDYYDKILDLLDELKDYTVYHFGDEERIMELYDYPGLEEQKHIHAKFIDKLENIDLKSIDINQQKAILDLLDFVSSWISSHILGTDLKIGEYFKKLKLNK from the coding sequence ATGTTTGAGTGGAAAGAGAACTATAGTTGTGATGTAAAACAGATAGATGATGAACATAAAAGGTTATTTGAAATAGGCAGGAATATTTATGAACTTGCAATGGATGAAAATCATATTGATTACTATGATAAAATACTTGATTTATTGGACGAGCTTAAGGATTATACAGTTTATCATTTTGGTGATGAAGAAAGAATTATGGAGTTGTATGATTATCCTGGATTAGAAGAACAAAAGCATATTCATGCCAAATTTATTGATAAGCTTGAAAATATAGATCTTAAATCAATAGATATCAATCAACAGAAAGCTATTTTAGATTTACTTGATTTTGTTTCAAGTTGGATATCAAGTCATATATTAGGTACGGATTTAAAAATTGGTGAGTATTTCAAAAAACTCAAACTAAATAAATAG